A portion of the Punica granatum isolate Tunisia-2019 chromosome 7, ASM765513v2, whole genome shotgun sequence genome contains these proteins:
- the LOC116212998 gene encoding pentatricopeptide repeat-containing protein At1g76280 isoform X1, whose amino-acid sequence MALKLLYKKKWSQGRLGRFEDCRRRSSSSRVDEFREAGRTNSRLNTEFLVCNGVKMHGREIELPSVFGFAVNAPCRAGSTRGFGNSSILMAMYRKPWRNITGNLDQFKALATLTGNRSLDRTKKRINIPQQSPIVKALREGDRTRASDMLQKLGRMKHSLRANDFTDILRYCAKSSDPVFAMETWRLIDERKVRLNSYFCMLMVQALCEGGYLEEAFNLLQYLGENRNVYPILHVYNYFLGNAVKRKNVVYAGKCLDLMERRLVGKSEPTYFALLKLAVLQKNKAAVHELWKDYIKHYPANISLLGYFVVSFKELGDLKSAYEILQFLVACAVPIAAFGVKTINGRSRLDIPIPLKNELSFKKWDSKEISNYDEELDGLGSGMGTTSIFRRNIARESVYPIVRVLEDTFNTLLQACAQTRNCSLAEQLVQQMENLGLKRSQRTYDGLLRAVVYEKGFADGMKVLERMQKRNLEPRKSTLATLSKGCSRALELDMAEALLDQLSECPYPYPYNALLKACKTVDELERAVRVFAKMKKAESKPDIVTYELLFSLFGNVNPPYEKGNMFSQAVVAARIKAIEADMAKNNVLHSSTSIRNLLRALGQEGMIKELIRYLRMAEDLFSRYNLQLGTPVYNTVLFALTAAKESNGAIEIFKTMRRCGFPLDNITYNTMISCCCNIGSFRSATAVVSMMIRDGFLPQTLTYTALLKIVLDDNNFDEALDLLDRASSEGDELDVLLFNTVLKKVGDTRKLDLLEYVIEQIRRANIGPDPSTCSYVFTAYTDREFNRMAAEALHVLSVRIITQEGVLPAEKRAEYEDFIFSEDPEAESRIVHLFEDYRDNIAFALMNLRWCAILGLIDSINWAPDQSPWARRISANYEDMMQSPWR is encoded by the exons ATGGCATTGAAGCTTCTGTACAAGAAGAAATGGAGCCAAGGCAGACTCGGGCGCTTCGAGGATTGCAGAAGGAGAAGCTCAAGCAGCAGAGTTGACGAGTTCAGAGAAGCCGGCCGAACAAATTCGAGGCTAAACACGGAATTTCTGGTGTGTAATGGAGTAAAAATG CATGGAAGGGAGATTGAACTACCTTCAGTGTTTGGATTTGCTGTCAATGCTCCATGTAGAGCAGGAAGCACACGCGGGTTCGGGAATAGCTCCATTCTGATGGCAATGTATCGGAAACCT TGGAGGAATATAACTGGGAATTTGGATCAGTTTAAAGCTCTTGCAACTCTGACAG GTAATCGAAGTTTAGATCGCACGAAGAAACGGATTAATATTCCGCAGCAGAGTCCTATTGTGAAGGCTCTTCGTGAGGGTGATAGAACAAGAGCTTCCGATATGCTCCAAAAACTTGGACGAATGAAGCATTCACTTCGAGCTAATGATTTCACTGATATTCTTAGGTACTGTGCAAAGTCATCTGATCCTGTG TTTGCAATGGAGACTTGGAGGTTAATTGATGAGAGAAAAGTCAGACTAAACAGCTATTTCTGCATGCTCATGGTTCAAGCTCTATGTGAAGGAGGTTACTTGGAGGAG GCATTCAATCTGCTTCAATATCTTGGAGAAAATCGCAATGTGTACCCAATTCTTCatgtatataattattttctggGGAATGCTGTAAAACGAAAGAATGTAGTCTACGCTGGCAAGTGTTTGGATCTGATGGAGCGACGGCTCGTTGGCAAGAGTGAGCCCACTTATTTTGCACTCCTCAAG CTTGCAGTTTTGCAGAAGAACAAGGCTGCAGTCCATGAACTCTGGAAGGACTATATCAAACACTATCCAGCAAACATTTCCTTACTGGGATATTTTGTAGTGTCCTTCAAAGAGCTGGGGGACTTAAAATCTGCATATGAAATTTTGCAATTTCTTGTCGCTTGTGCTGTCCCCATAGCTGCCTTTGGTGTTAAAACCATAAATGGAAGGTCTAGATTAGACATCCCAATACCTTTGAAAAACGAATTAAGCTTCAAGAAATGGGACTCTAAAGAGATCAGCAATTACGATGAGGAATTGGATGGGCTTGGTAGCGGCATGGGAACCACTTCCATCTTTAGAAGAAATATAGCTCGTGAAAGTGTCTACccaattgtgagagtattagAAGATACCTTCAATACCTTGTTACAGGCTTGTGCACAAACCCGTAACTGCAGCTTGGCGGAGCAGCTAGTCCAGCAG ATGGAAAATCTTGGTCTGAAGCGATCACAACGTACATATGATGGACTTTTGAGAGCAGTTGTTTATGAGAAGGGTTTCGCTGATGGCATGAAAGTG TTGGAAAGAATGCAAAAGAGAAATTTGGAACCACGTAAATCTACCCTTGCTACCCTTTCAAAAGGTTGTAGCAGGGCATTGGAACTGGACATGGCTGAGGCTCTACTGGATCAACTTTCGGAATGTCCATACCCTTATCCCTATAATGCTCTCCTTAAAGCATGCAAAACAGTG GACGAACTTGAGCGAGCAGTTCGGGTATTTGCTAAGATGAAGAAAGCTGAAAGCAAACCAGATATTGTGACATATGAGCTGTTGTTTTCCTTGTTTGGTAATGTTAACCCTCCATATGAAAAGGGCAACATGTTTTCCCAGGCTGTTGTTGCCGCGAGGATAAAGGCTATAGAGGCGGATATGGCCAAAAACAATGTTCTGCACAGCAGTACATCGATTAGAAATTTG CTAAGAGCCCTTGGTCAAGAGGGCATGATAAAAGAGCTTATCCGCTATCTACGCATGGCAGAGGACCTGTTCTCTCGCTACAACTTGCAACTTGGAACTCCAGTATACAATACTGTATTATTTGCACTGACCGCGGCTAAAGAA AGCAATGGTGCTATAGAAATTTTCAAAACCATGAGAAGGTGTGGGTTCCCTCTCGATAACATAACATACAATACCATGATCAGCTGCTGTTGCAACATTGGGAGTTTCAGATCTGCTACTGCAGTAGTTTCCATGATGATTCGTGATGGATTTCTCCCGCAGACTTTGACTTACACAGCCCTCTTAAAG ATTGTTTTGGATGACAACAACTTCGATGAAGCTTTGGATCTCCTGGATCGGGCCTCCTCAGAAGGGGATGAACTGGATGTCCTCCTATTCAACACTGTCTTGAAAAAAGTTGGTGACACG CGGAAACTCGATTTGCTTGAGTACGTCATTGAACAAATTAGGCGAGCAAACATAGGGCCTGACCCATCAACCTGCAGCTACGTGTTTACTGCATATACAGACAGGGAGTTTAACAGAATGGCTGCAGAAGCTCTTCATGTTCTGAGCGTTCGAATTATCACTCAAGAAGGTGTTCTTCCTGCAGAGAAAAGGGCAGAGTATGAAGACTTTATCTTCAGCGAAGATCCAGAAGCCGAGTCTCGAATAGTCCATCTTTTCGAGGATTATCGAGACAATATAGCTTTTGCTCTCATGAATCTAAGGTGGTGTGCCATTCTTGGTCTTATTGATTCCATCAATTGGGCACCTGATCAAAGCCCATGGGCTCGAAGAATCTCGGCTAACTACGAAGACATGATGCAATCCCCTTGGCGCTGA
- the LOC116212998 gene encoding pentatricopeptide repeat-containing protein At1g76280 isoform X3 — translation MLQKLGRMKHSLRANDFTDILRYCAKSSDPVFAMETWRLIDERKVRLNSYFCMLMVQALCEGGYLEEAFNLLQYLGENRNVYPILHVYNYFLGNAVKRKNVVYAGKCLDLMERRLVGKSEPTYFALLKLAVLQKNKAAVHELWKDYIKHYPANISLLGYFVVSFKELGDLKSAYEILQFLVACAVPIAAFGVKTINGRSRLDIPIPLKNELSFKKWDSKEISNYDEELDGLGSGMGTTSIFRRNIARESVYPIVRVLEDTFNTLLQACAQTRNCSLAEQLVQQMENLGLKRSQRTYDGLLRAVVYEKGFADGMKVLERMQKRNLEPRKSTLATLSKGCSRALELDMAEALLDQLSECPYPYPYNALLKACKTVDELERAVRVFAKMKKAESKPDIVTYELLFSLFGNVNPPYEKGNMFSQAVVAARIKAIEADMAKNNVLHSSTSIRNLLRALGQEGMIKELIRYLRMAEDLFSRYNLQLGTPVYNTVLFALTAAKESNGAIEIFKTMRRCGFPLDNITYNTMISCCCNIGSFRSATAVVSMMIRDGFLPQTLTYTALLKIVLDDNNFDEALDLLDRASSEGDELDVLLFNTVLKKVGDTRKLDLLEYVIEQIRRANIGPDPSTCSYVFTAYTDREFNRMAAEALHVLSVRIITQEGVLPAEKRAEYEDFIFSEDPEAESRIVHLFEDYRDNIAFALMNLRWCAILGLIDSINWAPDQSPWARRISANYEDMMQSPWR, via the exons ATGCTCCAAAAACTTGGACGAATGAAGCATTCACTTCGAGCTAATGATTTCACTGATATTCTTAGGTACTGTGCAAAGTCATCTGATCCTGTG TTTGCAATGGAGACTTGGAGGTTAATTGATGAGAGAAAAGTCAGACTAAACAGCTATTTCTGCATGCTCATGGTTCAAGCTCTATGTGAAGGAGGTTACTTGGAGGAG GCATTCAATCTGCTTCAATATCTTGGAGAAAATCGCAATGTGTACCCAATTCTTCatgtatataattattttctggGGAATGCTGTAAAACGAAAGAATGTAGTCTACGCTGGCAAGTGTTTGGATCTGATGGAGCGACGGCTCGTTGGCAAGAGTGAGCCCACTTATTTTGCACTCCTCAAG CTTGCAGTTTTGCAGAAGAACAAGGCTGCAGTCCATGAACTCTGGAAGGACTATATCAAACACTATCCAGCAAACATTTCCTTACTGGGATATTTTGTAGTGTCCTTCAAAGAGCTGGGGGACTTAAAATCTGCATATGAAATTTTGCAATTTCTTGTCGCTTGTGCTGTCCCCATAGCTGCCTTTGGTGTTAAAACCATAAATGGAAGGTCTAGATTAGACATCCCAATACCTTTGAAAAACGAATTAAGCTTCAAGAAATGGGACTCTAAAGAGATCAGCAATTACGATGAGGAATTGGATGGGCTTGGTAGCGGCATGGGAACCACTTCCATCTTTAGAAGAAATATAGCTCGTGAAAGTGTCTACccaattgtgagagtattagAAGATACCTTCAATACCTTGTTACAGGCTTGTGCACAAACCCGTAACTGCAGCTTGGCGGAGCAGCTAGTCCAGCAG ATGGAAAATCTTGGTCTGAAGCGATCACAACGTACATATGATGGACTTTTGAGAGCAGTTGTTTATGAGAAGGGTTTCGCTGATGGCATGAAAGTG TTGGAAAGAATGCAAAAGAGAAATTTGGAACCACGTAAATCTACCCTTGCTACCCTTTCAAAAGGTTGTAGCAGGGCATTGGAACTGGACATGGCTGAGGCTCTACTGGATCAACTTTCGGAATGTCCATACCCTTATCCCTATAATGCTCTCCTTAAAGCATGCAAAACAGTG GACGAACTTGAGCGAGCAGTTCGGGTATTTGCTAAGATGAAGAAAGCTGAAAGCAAACCAGATATTGTGACATATGAGCTGTTGTTTTCCTTGTTTGGTAATGTTAACCCTCCATATGAAAAGGGCAACATGTTTTCCCAGGCTGTTGTTGCCGCGAGGATAAAGGCTATAGAGGCGGATATGGCCAAAAACAATGTTCTGCACAGCAGTACATCGATTAGAAATTTG CTAAGAGCCCTTGGTCAAGAGGGCATGATAAAAGAGCTTATCCGCTATCTACGCATGGCAGAGGACCTGTTCTCTCGCTACAACTTGCAACTTGGAACTCCAGTATACAATACTGTATTATTTGCACTGACCGCGGCTAAAGAA AGCAATGGTGCTATAGAAATTTTCAAAACCATGAGAAGGTGTGGGTTCCCTCTCGATAACATAACATACAATACCATGATCAGCTGCTGTTGCAACATTGGGAGTTTCAGATCTGCTACTGCAGTAGTTTCCATGATGATTCGTGATGGATTTCTCCCGCAGACTTTGACTTACACAGCCCTCTTAAAG ATTGTTTTGGATGACAACAACTTCGATGAAGCTTTGGATCTCCTGGATCGGGCCTCCTCAGAAGGGGATGAACTGGATGTCCTCCTATTCAACACTGTCTTGAAAAAAGTTGGTGACACG CGGAAACTCGATTTGCTTGAGTACGTCATTGAACAAATTAGGCGAGCAAACATAGGGCCTGACCCATCAACCTGCAGCTACGTGTTTACTGCATATACAGACAGGGAGTTTAACAGAATGGCTGCAGAAGCTCTTCATGTTCTGAGCGTTCGAATTATCACTCAAGAAGGTGTTCTTCCTGCAGAGAAAAGGGCAGAGTATGAAGACTTTATCTTCAGCGAAGATCCAGAAGCCGAGTCTCGAATAGTCCATCTTTTCGAGGATTATCGAGACAATATAGCTTTTGCTCTCATGAATCTAAGGTGGTGTGCCATTCTTGGTCTTATTGATTCCATCAATTGGGCACCTGATCAAAGCCCATGGGCTCGAAGAATCTCGGCTAACTACGAAGACATGATGCAATCCCCTTGGCGCTGA
- the LOC116212998 gene encoding pentatricopeptide repeat-containing protein At1g76280 isoform X2: MALKLLYKKKWSQGRLGRFEDCRRRSSSSRVDEFREAGRTNSRLNTEFLHGREIELPSVFGFAVNAPCRAGSTRGFGNSSILMAMYRKPWRNITGNLDQFKALATLTGNRSLDRTKKRINIPQQSPIVKALREGDRTRASDMLQKLGRMKHSLRANDFTDILRYCAKSSDPVFAMETWRLIDERKVRLNSYFCMLMVQALCEGGYLEEAFNLLQYLGENRNVYPILHVYNYFLGNAVKRKNVVYAGKCLDLMERRLVGKSEPTYFALLKLAVLQKNKAAVHELWKDYIKHYPANISLLGYFVVSFKELGDLKSAYEILQFLVACAVPIAAFGVKTINGRSRLDIPIPLKNELSFKKWDSKEISNYDEELDGLGSGMGTTSIFRRNIARESVYPIVRVLEDTFNTLLQACAQTRNCSLAEQLVQQMENLGLKRSQRTYDGLLRAVVYEKGFADGMKVLERMQKRNLEPRKSTLATLSKGCSRALELDMAEALLDQLSECPYPYPYNALLKACKTVDELERAVRVFAKMKKAESKPDIVTYELLFSLFGNVNPPYEKGNMFSQAVVAARIKAIEADMAKNNVLHSSTSIRNLLRALGQEGMIKELIRYLRMAEDLFSRYNLQLGTPVYNTVLFALTAAKESNGAIEIFKTMRRCGFPLDNITYNTMISCCCNIGSFRSATAVVSMMIRDGFLPQTLTYTALLKIVLDDNNFDEALDLLDRASSEGDELDVLLFNTVLKKVGDTRKLDLLEYVIEQIRRANIGPDPSTCSYVFTAYTDREFNRMAAEALHVLSVRIITQEGVLPAEKRAEYEDFIFSEDPEAESRIVHLFEDYRDNIAFALMNLRWCAILGLIDSINWAPDQSPWARRISANYEDMMQSPWR; this comes from the exons ATGGCATTGAAGCTTCTGTACAAGAAGAAATGGAGCCAAGGCAGACTCGGGCGCTTCGAGGATTGCAGAAGGAGAAGCTCAAGCAGCAGAGTTGACGAGTTCAGAGAAGCCGGCCGAACAAATTCGAGGCTAAACACGGAATTTCTG CATGGAAGGGAGATTGAACTACCTTCAGTGTTTGGATTTGCTGTCAATGCTCCATGTAGAGCAGGAAGCACACGCGGGTTCGGGAATAGCTCCATTCTGATGGCAATGTATCGGAAACCT TGGAGGAATATAACTGGGAATTTGGATCAGTTTAAAGCTCTTGCAACTCTGACAG GTAATCGAAGTTTAGATCGCACGAAGAAACGGATTAATATTCCGCAGCAGAGTCCTATTGTGAAGGCTCTTCGTGAGGGTGATAGAACAAGAGCTTCCGATATGCTCCAAAAACTTGGACGAATGAAGCATTCACTTCGAGCTAATGATTTCACTGATATTCTTAGGTACTGTGCAAAGTCATCTGATCCTGTG TTTGCAATGGAGACTTGGAGGTTAATTGATGAGAGAAAAGTCAGACTAAACAGCTATTTCTGCATGCTCATGGTTCAAGCTCTATGTGAAGGAGGTTACTTGGAGGAG GCATTCAATCTGCTTCAATATCTTGGAGAAAATCGCAATGTGTACCCAATTCTTCatgtatataattattttctggGGAATGCTGTAAAACGAAAGAATGTAGTCTACGCTGGCAAGTGTTTGGATCTGATGGAGCGACGGCTCGTTGGCAAGAGTGAGCCCACTTATTTTGCACTCCTCAAG CTTGCAGTTTTGCAGAAGAACAAGGCTGCAGTCCATGAACTCTGGAAGGACTATATCAAACACTATCCAGCAAACATTTCCTTACTGGGATATTTTGTAGTGTCCTTCAAAGAGCTGGGGGACTTAAAATCTGCATATGAAATTTTGCAATTTCTTGTCGCTTGTGCTGTCCCCATAGCTGCCTTTGGTGTTAAAACCATAAATGGAAGGTCTAGATTAGACATCCCAATACCTTTGAAAAACGAATTAAGCTTCAAGAAATGGGACTCTAAAGAGATCAGCAATTACGATGAGGAATTGGATGGGCTTGGTAGCGGCATGGGAACCACTTCCATCTTTAGAAGAAATATAGCTCGTGAAAGTGTCTACccaattgtgagagtattagAAGATACCTTCAATACCTTGTTACAGGCTTGTGCACAAACCCGTAACTGCAGCTTGGCGGAGCAGCTAGTCCAGCAG ATGGAAAATCTTGGTCTGAAGCGATCACAACGTACATATGATGGACTTTTGAGAGCAGTTGTTTATGAGAAGGGTTTCGCTGATGGCATGAAAGTG TTGGAAAGAATGCAAAAGAGAAATTTGGAACCACGTAAATCTACCCTTGCTACCCTTTCAAAAGGTTGTAGCAGGGCATTGGAACTGGACATGGCTGAGGCTCTACTGGATCAACTTTCGGAATGTCCATACCCTTATCCCTATAATGCTCTCCTTAAAGCATGCAAAACAGTG GACGAACTTGAGCGAGCAGTTCGGGTATTTGCTAAGATGAAGAAAGCTGAAAGCAAACCAGATATTGTGACATATGAGCTGTTGTTTTCCTTGTTTGGTAATGTTAACCCTCCATATGAAAAGGGCAACATGTTTTCCCAGGCTGTTGTTGCCGCGAGGATAAAGGCTATAGAGGCGGATATGGCCAAAAACAATGTTCTGCACAGCAGTACATCGATTAGAAATTTG CTAAGAGCCCTTGGTCAAGAGGGCATGATAAAAGAGCTTATCCGCTATCTACGCATGGCAGAGGACCTGTTCTCTCGCTACAACTTGCAACTTGGAACTCCAGTATACAATACTGTATTATTTGCACTGACCGCGGCTAAAGAA AGCAATGGTGCTATAGAAATTTTCAAAACCATGAGAAGGTGTGGGTTCCCTCTCGATAACATAACATACAATACCATGATCAGCTGCTGTTGCAACATTGGGAGTTTCAGATCTGCTACTGCAGTAGTTTCCATGATGATTCGTGATGGATTTCTCCCGCAGACTTTGACTTACACAGCCCTCTTAAAG ATTGTTTTGGATGACAACAACTTCGATGAAGCTTTGGATCTCCTGGATCGGGCCTCCTCAGAAGGGGATGAACTGGATGTCCTCCTATTCAACACTGTCTTGAAAAAAGTTGGTGACACG CGGAAACTCGATTTGCTTGAGTACGTCATTGAACAAATTAGGCGAGCAAACATAGGGCCTGACCCATCAACCTGCAGCTACGTGTTTACTGCATATACAGACAGGGAGTTTAACAGAATGGCTGCAGAAGCTCTTCATGTTCTGAGCGTTCGAATTATCACTCAAGAAGGTGTTCTTCCTGCAGAGAAAAGGGCAGAGTATGAAGACTTTATCTTCAGCGAAGATCCAGAAGCCGAGTCTCGAATAGTCCATCTTTTCGAGGATTATCGAGACAATATAGCTTTTGCTCTCATGAATCTAAGGTGGTGTGCCATTCTTGGTCTTATTGATTCCATCAATTGGGCACCTGATCAAAGCCCATGGGCTCGAAGAATCTCGGCTAACTACGAAGACATGATGCAATCCCCTTGGCGCTGA
- the LOC116213000 gene encoding trafficking protein particle complex subunit 4-like produces the protein MAAAAICSLFIINKSGGLIYYKDYGSAGRMDTNDSLRVASLWHSMHAISQQLSPTVGCSGIELLEADSFDLHCFQSLTGTKFFVVCEPGMPHMDALLKVIYELYTDYVLKNPFYEMEMPIRCELFDVNLSQAVQKDRGAFLGR, from the exons ATGGCGGCCGCGGCGATCTGCAGCCTCTTCATTATCAACAAATCGGGAGGTCTGATCTATTACAAG GACTATGGATCGGCGGGAAGGATGGACACGAACGACAGTTTGAGAGTGGCAAGCCTGTGGCACTCCATGCACGCCATCTCCCAGCAGCTCTCCCCAACCGTCGGTTGCTCCGGCATCGAGCTCCTCGAGGCTGACTCTTTCGATCTCCACTGCTTTCAATCCCTCACCG GAACGAAGTTCTTCGTTGTGTGTGAACCCGGGATGCCGCACATGGATGCTCTGTTGAAAGTCATTTACGAGCTTTACACGGACTATGTCTTGAAGAACCCCTTTTACGAGATGGAGATGCCAATCAGATGCGAGCTCTTCGACGTCAACTTGTCCCAGGCAGTTCAGAAAGACCGCGGAGCTTTTCTGGGAAGATGA
- the LOC116212999 gene encoding pre-rRNA-processing protein TSR1 homolog, with protein MGRVQVNKVHKSRFSTKSSRNIHKTSVKDKSRIAKSGANVSKGARAARLQHNRMVREQKRAALLKEKRASTGSASPPRMIVLFGLSALVNLDSVAEDLLKLLSAEETAPVSSTVSSSEYRLRATVLKAPHGDLVSCMEMAKVADLIAFVASASSLCEDSESYYIDSFGNQCLSVFRSLGLPSTVVFIRDLPSEMKRRNELKKMCISSLTPEFPEDCKFYPADTKDELHKFMWLFREQRLTVPHWRNQHPYLFAHKVDMANDDQNPGKSALFLTGYVRARSLSVNQLVHISGVGDFQLGKIDVLKDPCPLNARKDQNAMDSDEVNGVEVIQSLQPDPMKQEALLVENIPDPLAGEQTWPTEEEMAEAERSQKQKKLRKRILPPGTSEYQAAWIVDDSDGGDLASDDGDGDDEEDDDGMVLDEGENRPTSQEGVKDFEDDDQASLYLRDSDGETDTDSVMMEAENLTREQIKEEIQKIKEAHAEDEEFPDEVDTPLDVPARKRFARYRGLKSFRTSSWDPKESLPADYARIFAFDNFKRTQKHVFAKASDVEQANNKDESVPAGTYVRLEIKEVPASVASKLCNIVKTSPVVVCGLFQHESKMSVLHFSIKKHDTYDAPIKAKEELIFHMGFRQFMARPIFSTDNMNSDKHKMERFLHAGRFSVASIYAPICFPPLPLIILKEGDGGSPPSVAAVGSLRSVDPDRIILKKIILTGYPQRVSKLKATVRYMFHNPEDVRWFKPVEVWTKCGCRGRIKEPVGTHGAMKCVFNGGLQQHDTVCMSLYKRAYPKWPEHRFPLLDAS; from the exons ATGGGACGGGTTCAAGTGAACAAGGTTCACAAGTCCCGCTTCTCGACGAAGTCCTCTCGGAACATTCACAAGACCTCTGTCAAAG ATAAGAGTAGAATTGCCAAGTCGGGGGCCAATGTCAGCAAGGGTGCTCGTGCTGCGCGACTTCAGCACAATAGGATG GTGAGGGAGCAGAAACGGGCGGCACTTTTGAAAGAAAAGCGGGCTTCCACCGGATCAGCAAGTCCACCCCGTATGATT GTTCTTTTCGGTCTGTCAGCATTGGTAAACCTGGATTCAGTAGCTGAAGATCTTCTTAAATTGTTATCAGCTGAAGAAACTGCACCTGTTTCATCAACAGTCTCTTCTTCAGAGTATCGATTGCGGGCAACT GTGTTGAAAGCGCCACATGGTGATTTGGTTTCCTGCATGGAGATGGCCAAG GTGGCTGATCTCATAGCTTTCGTGGCATCAGCAAGTTCTTTGTGTGAAGACAGCGAATCCTACTATATTGATTCCTTTGGAAATCAATGTCTTTCAGTGTTTAGATCACTTGGTTTACCGAGTACAGTGGTCTTCATACGA GATCTTCCCTCAgagatgaaaagaagaaatgaaCTGAAGAAGATGTGTATATCTAGCCTCACTCCTGAATTCCCTGAAGACTGTAAATTCTATCCAGCCGATACAAAGGATGAATTGCACAAG TTCATGTGGCTCTTTAGGGAGCAAAGGCTTACAGTTCCTCATTGGCGAAATCAACACCCTTATCTTTTTGCTCATAAG GTGGATATGGCAAATGATGATCAGAATCCAGGAAAAAGTGCTCTTTTTCTCACTGGTTATGTCCGTGCCCGCAGTCTCTCAGTTAATCAGCTG GTTCATATTTCTGGTGTTGGAGATTTCCAGCTGGGCAAAATTGATGTTCTAAAAGACCCGTGTCCTTTAAATGCAAGGAAAGATCAAAACGCGATGGATTCAGATGAAGTTAATGGAGTGGAG GTTATCCAATCTCTGCAACCTGATCCTATGAAGCAGGAGGCGTTGCTCGTTGAGAATATTCCGGACCCTCTAGCTGGAGAGCAG ACATGGCCAACTGAGGAAGAAATGGCTGAGGCAGAGAGATCCCAAAAACAgaagaaattaagaaagagGATTCTCCCTCCAGGAACATCAGAATACCAG GCTGCTTGGATTGTCGATGATTCTGATGGGGGAGATTTGGCAAgtgatgatggtgatggtgatgatgaagAGGATGATGATGGTATGGTGTTGGATGAAGGGGAAAATCGTCCTACTTCACAAGAGGGTGTAAAAGATTTTGAGGATGATGATCAAGCTTCTCTATACTTGCGGGACTCTGATGGAGAAACTGACACTGATTCCGTTATGATG GAAGCTGAGAACTTGACAAGAGAACAAATAAAGGaagaaatacaaaaaattaaagaagcaCACGCCGAGGATGAGG AATTTCCTGATGAAGTCGATACACCTCTGGATGTTCCGGCTAGAAAGCGTTTCGCTCGATACAGGGGCCTCAAGTCCTTTAGAACCTCCTCCTGGGATCCTAag GAATCATTGCCTGCAGACTATGCCCGAATATTTGCATTTGACAACTTCAAGAGGACGCAGAAGCATGTTTTTGCAAAAGCCTCGGATGTGGAGCAAGCTAATAACAAGGATGAGAGTGTGCCAGCTGGCACTTATGTTAGACTTGAGATTAAGGAAGTCCCTGCCAGTGTTGCTTCCAAATTATGTAACATTGTAAAGACATCGCCTGTGGTGGTATGTGGTCTCTTCCAGCACGAGTCCAAGATGTCCGTTCTACATTTCAG CATAAAGAAGCACGACACCTATGATGCTCCTATTAAAGCCAAAGAAGAACTAATATTTCATATGGGCTTTCGCCAATTTATGGCTCG ACCTATATTTTCAACCGACAATATGAATTCCGACAAACACAAGATGGAGAGGTTTCTTCACGCAGGCCGCTTCTCTGTTGCTTCGATATACGCTCCGATATGTTTTCCTCCTCTCCCTCTGATAATCCTGAAAGAGGGAGATGGAGGCTCTCCACCATCTGTTGCAGCTGTCGGCTCCTTAAGAAGTGTCGACCCTGACAGAATAATTCTGAAGAAGATAATTTTGACTGG TTACCCTCAACGTGTGTCGAAGCTAAAAGCTACTGTCAGATACATGTTTCACAACCCCGAGGATGTAAGATGGTTCAAG CCGGTGGAAGTATGGACAAAGTGTGGATGTCGGGGTCGCATTAAGGAGCCTGTTGGCACACATG GGGCAATGAAGTGCGTGTTCAACGGGGGGCTACAGCAGCATGACACCGTGTGCATGAGCTTGTACAAGCGTGCTTATCCCAAGTGGCCTGAACATAGGTTCCCATTGCTCGATGCATCTTGA